In Thermodesulfobacteriota bacterium, one genomic interval encodes:
- a CDS encoding c-type cytochrome produces MKTTSFIQATFRLRVLFGIISLLILATIIGVIVREERNRNQWKRFQAQYNSQYVELLDGKIKEVEQAGDQEAMKKWAKLKDDQLRSQEIKMQQVFLPGTQTRDLCMTCHIGMKNSLFAEAANPLKAHPPEILKDHKIDGFGCTLCHHGQGVGLTVDKAHGKEHNWELPRLPMEYVQSSCFECHENVFGLKGAEKASEGRILFVEKGCYGCHDANVMEGLPKFSVPFSGLAGKIQSRNWVAKWVEDPQAIRPATLMPKFRIKPEQIRDISEYIYSLPDKDLQLKAYSAGQAKADTGRQLFTDKGCVACHSPERDKPGLTNRIPLLADAGLKMKSDWLSNWIENPKTVNPDTWMPKLELTADDILHLTAYVGTLKDATVADRLKEESPAGNGEEGKALVQSLGCLGCHKIKDKTDPAKVGVSVMDVADKRMEELPFGNSKVPHTKWDWLRNKISTPEVYQTDDMPMYMPNYVLSDTEIQRLTVFYLYNRLLKIPESFISRASAGDRMEERGDWMIRHFNCQGCHQILKDADKPRIDAHLDRKTMVPPMIVDEAEKVQPDWMFDYLRRPSAMRPWLQIRMPQFNFSYHEVTLLIEYMHAIMPDEKREQFAIPYDSQLVRSDYTDETIEMGKYRFRNDKCMQCHPVSFTGELPEGKSVEDMSLNLMLVKSRLRYHWIINFMRDPAQFVGTQTRMPYVFYTPDKVPRIPDPEAWLERTALFLMFMEEIPEPLAEEEKAREVQSFDFNNY; encoded by the coding sequence ATGAAAACGACTTCCTTTATTCAGGCGACCTTCAGACTGCGCGTTCTTTTTGGTATCATTTCGCTGTTGATTCTGGCCACGATCATCGGGGTGATTGTCAGAGAGGAGCGCAACCGCAACCAGTGGAAACGATTCCAGGCCCAGTACAACAGCCAGTACGTTGAGTTGCTGGACGGTAAAATCAAAGAGGTCGAACAGGCCGGCGATCAGGAGGCCATGAAAAAATGGGCCAAACTCAAGGACGACCAGTTGCGGTCCCAGGAAATCAAGATGCAGCAGGTGTTTCTACCAGGGACACAGACCCGGGATCTGTGCATGACCTGCCATATCGGCATGAAAAACAGTCTGTTTGCCGAAGCGGCCAACCCGTTGAAGGCGCACCCCCCGGAAATCCTGAAAGATCATAAAATCGACGGATTCGGATGCACGCTGTGCCATCACGGCCAGGGCGTCGGCCTGACGGTGGACAAGGCCCACGGCAAGGAGCACAACTGGGAGCTGCCCCGGCTTCCCATGGAATATGTCCAGAGTTCCTGTTTCGAATGTCATGAAAACGTCTTTGGTCTTAAGGGCGCGGAAAAAGCCTCGGAAGGCCGAATTTTGTTTGTTGAAAAGGGGTGCTACGGATGCCATGACGCCAATGTCATGGAAGGGCTGCCCAAGTTCTCGGTTCCCTTCAGCGGTCTGGCGGGAAAAATCCAGAGCCGTAACTGGGTGGCCAAATGGGTAGAAGATCCCCAGGCCATCCGACCGGCGACGCTCATGCCCAAATTCCGGATCAAGCCCGAACAGATCCGGGACATCAGTGAATACATTTACAGCCTGCCGGACAAAGATCTGCAGTTGAAAGCCTACAGCGCCGGTCAGGCGAAAGCCGATACCGGACGCCAGTTGTTTACGGACAAAGGCTGCGTCGCCTGTCATAGCCCGGAGAGAGACAAGCCGGGCTTGACCAACCGGATACCCCTGCTGGCCGACGCCGGCCTGAAAATGAAATCCGACTGGCTGTCTAACTGGATCGAAAACCCCAAAACCGTCAACCCCGACACCTGGATGCCGAAACTGGAACTGACGGCCGATGATATCCTGCATCTGACGGCTTACGTCGGCACATTAAAGGACGCGACCGTCGCCGATCGGTTGAAGGAAGAGAGTCCCGCCGGCAATGGCGAGGAGGGCAAGGCCCTGGTGCAGAGCCTGGGATGCCTGGGCTGCCACAAGATCAAAGACAAAACCGATCCGGCCAAAGTCGGCGTCAGCGTCATGGATGTGGCCGATAAAAGGATGGAGGAACTCCCCTTTGGCAACTCCAAGGTTCCCCACACCAAATGGGACTGGCTGCGCAACAAAATCTCCACCCCGGAAGTTTATCAGACCGACGACATGCCCATGTATATGCCGAATTATGTGCTGTCCGACACGGAAATCCAGCGGCTGACCGTGTTCTACCTGTATAACCGGCTGCTGAAAATTCCCGAGTCATTCATCTCCCGCGCGTCCGCCGGCGACCGTATGGAAGAACGGGGGGACTGGATGATCCGGCATTTCAACTGCCAGGGCTGTCATCAGATTCTCAAAGATGCCGATAAGCCCAGAATCGACGCCCATCTGGACAGAAAGACCATGGTCCCGCCCATGATTGTGGACGAGGCGGAAAAGGTCCAGCCCGACTGGATGTTCGACTATCTGCGGCGCCCCAGCGCCATGAGACCCTGGCTGCAGATTCGCATGCCGCAATTTAACTTTTCCTACCATGAAGTGACCCTGCTCATTGAATACATGCATGCGATCATGCCCGATGAAAAACGCGAACAGTTCGCCATCCCCTATGATTCGCAACTGGTCAGAAGCGATTACACCGATGAGACCATTGAAATGGGCAAATACCGGTTCAGAAATGACAAATGCATGCAATGCCACCCGGTTTCTTTTACCGGTGAACTGCCCGAAGGTAAAAGCGTTGAAGACATGTCCCTCAACCTGATGTTGGTCAAATCAAGACTCCGCTATCATTGGATTATCAATTTCATGCGCGACCCCGCTCAATTTGTCGGCACCCAGACCCGAATGCCCTATGTCTTCTACACGCCGGACAAAGTGCCGCGCATCCCCGATCCGGAGGCCTGGCTGGAAAGAACGGCTCTATTCCTGATGTTCATGGAAGAGATACCCGAACCCCTGGCGGAAGAAGAAAAAGCTCGGGAGGTTCAGTCGTTTGACTTCAATAATTACTGA
- the glp gene encoding gephyrin-like molybdotransferase Glp — protein MNHPEPYSPTPPIVQEKRRTRPAFDRRLIDYEEALHLCLSHVTGNVAAETVSLIGSLGRILRQNVESGIAVPPFNKSMMDGYALKADDVRQATAERPVRLEVIDEVPAGSVSRKTVKSGQAIRIMTGAPVPEGADAVIIIEHTLLAEGGHVLVNAPAGDNNYIINKGQDILAGDRIAAAGETVTAVLMGVLASCGITAVDVSRRVKIGIISTGSELVSPGTAAREGQIYDINGFSLLGLTTEAGAEATFLGVVRDKSDDLLQVLNNARHFDIILLSGGVSVGDYDIVHETLQRADVQEIFWRVKVKPGKPLFFGKMGDALIFGLPGNPFSSVNNFYLFVRPVMDKFSGKTRWGLETGQAPVANSMILQPGRRKFLRGQLRLEADGCRKVWIIPEQRSGVFSPMTRSDVLVEVPEDRKMIKEGDVAKIYYL, from the coding sequence ATGAATCACCCGGAACCGTATTCGCCAACGCCCCCCATCGTTCAGGAAAAACGCCGGACGCGCCCTGCCTTTGACCGGCGCCTGATCGATTATGAAGAGGCCCTGCACCTGTGCCTGTCCCATGTCACCGGAAACGTGGCCGCGGAAACCGTGTCCCTGATCGGCAGCCTGGGCCGTATCCTGCGCCAGAACGTGGAAAGCGGCATCGCGGTGCCGCCTTTCAACAAGTCCATGATGGACGGGTACGCGCTCAAGGCGGACGATGTCCGGCAGGCGACGGCGGAAAGACCGGTCCGGCTGGAGGTAATCGATGAAGTTCCGGCCGGAAGCGTTTCCCGCAAAACCGTCAAGTCCGGTCAGGCCATCCGGATCATGACCGGCGCCCCGGTTCCGGAAGGCGCTGATGCCGTCATTATTATCGAGCACACCCTGCTCGCGGAAGGCGGGCACGTTCTCGTGAACGCCCCGGCCGGGGACAACAATTATATTATCAACAAAGGGCAGGACATTCTTGCCGGCGACCGGATCGCCGCGGCCGGGGAGACCGTGACGGCGGTGCTGATGGGCGTGCTGGCCAGCTGCGGCATCACGGCGGTGGATGTTTCCCGGCGGGTAAAAATCGGCATCATCTCCACCGGCAGCGAACTGGTCAGCCCCGGAACCGCCGCCCGGGAGGGCCAGATCTACGATATCAACGGCTTTTCACTGCTTGGCCTGACGACCGAGGCCGGCGCGGAAGCGACCTTCCTGGGCGTCGTCAGGGACAAGTCCGATGATCTGCTCCAGGTGCTCAACAACGCCCGGCATTTTGATATTATCCTGTTATCCGGAGGGGTTTCCGTCGGCGACTATGATATCGTTCACGAAACCCTGCAGAGAGCTGATGTTCAGGAAATCTTCTGGAGAGTCAAGGTAAAACCCGGCAAACCGCTCTTTTTCGGCAAAATGGGCGACGCCCTCATATTCGGCCTGCCGGGCAATCCGTTCTCGTCAGTCAACAATTTTTATCTGTTTGTCCGCCCGGTCATGGACAAGTTTTCCGGAAAAACCCGCTGGGGGCTGGAGACCGGCCAGGCGCCGGTCGCCAACAGCATGATCCTGCAGCCGGGGAGGCGGAAATTCCTGCGAGGCCAGCTCCGGTTGGAAGCGGACGGCTGCCGGAAAGTATGGATCATCCCCGAGCAGCGGTCCGGCGTGTTCAGCCCCATGACCCGGTCCGACGTTCTGGTGGAAGTGCCGGAAGACCGGAAAATGATCAAAGAAGGGGATGTCGCGAAAATATATTACCTGTAG
- a CDS encoding SDR family NAD(P)-dependent oxidoreductase, whose protein sequence is MDQINLKGKTVFITGASSGIGKELSRCFAAEGASLVIASLEAEKDALNAWAESLRKAYTIDVRTITGDLSLADGPEKIYNQVKALAPAIDVLVNNAGTITFGPFYDTSAAAQDRVLAVNARAYMMLMRLFIPDMVSRGSGHVFNVSSVSAFVPTPRHAVYGATKAFVQSLSEAVALELKDTGVKVFTLNPGYTDTPLLKVQGFPEKLRFYRFAGKSTPATIAEKGVRAFLRGKRVYIPEPHLWFLFFVMNRFTPKRIINAISEMMVKGI, encoded by the coding sequence ATGGATCAGATCAATCTGAAAGGAAAAACGGTTTTCATCACCGGCGCCTCTTCCGGCATCGGCAAGGAGCTGTCCCGCTGTTTCGCGGCCGAAGGCGCCAGCCTGGTCATCGCCTCCCTGGAGGCGGAAAAAGACGCCTTGAACGCCTGGGCCGAATCCCTGAGGAAAGCCTATACAATCGATGTCCGGACAATCACCGGCGACCTGTCTCTGGCCGACGGACCGGAAAAAATTTACAACCAGGTCAAGGCACTGGCCCCGGCCATCGACGTGCTGGTCAACAACGCCGGCACCATCACCTTCGGCCCTTTTTATGACACCTCCGCAGCCGCCCAGGACCGGGTGCTGGCAGTCAACGCCCGGGCCTATATGATGCTGATGCGGCTTTTCATTCCCGACATGGTCAGCCGGGGATCCGGCCATGTTTTCAACGTCAGTTCCGTTTCCGCCTTTGTCCCCACCCCCCGTCACGCGGTTTACGGGGCCACCAAGGCGTTTGTCCAGAGCCTCAGTGAAGCCGTGGCCCTGGAACTGAAGGACACCGGCGTGAAAGTTTTCACGCTCAACCCCGGCTACACGGACACGCCCCTTTTAAAAGTCCAGGGATTTCCCGAAAAACTGAGGTTTTACCGTTTTGCCGGCAAGAGCACACCGGCCACCATCGCCGAAAAGGGGGTCCGGGCTTTTTTGCGGGGCAAGCGGGTTTATATACCGGAGCCGCACCTGTGGTTCCTTTTCTTTGTCATGAACCGGTTCACTCCCAAGCGGATCATCAACGCCATTTCGGAGATGATGGTCAAGGGGATTTAA
- a CDS encoding right-handed parallel beta-helix repeat-containing protein — protein MKHDNPFNYPLIRTIILMLMVLCLSSCALKKAYRLSNYEDFADISNTIWSNLYFKINKIEIPHYKQVLYKDTRWRKKHSPIILDGSVYVLPGVSLTIDPGVTIKMAKDVGISCNGLIIARGTAAEPIIFTRLNDGEYWNAIECNNALKKTGSEPARVMFENCVFEYGHGVDINSSDTIVSSCVFRYHRTTALRFVYASGLISGNRVYGNSTETQTEIGNGCGINIYTNKTVRVENNEIYENASLGGRDGGGGIYAFAYDEGQVTVTGNTVRNNTSDYKAGGIFAYAAKVTGNTVIDNRSDKSGGGIHAIESVVSDNVVSGNRSNEGGGVYSEHCELSHNLIKGNTAFDGSGFFHIGGGVIQYNTVTANQGTRPERSAAVALSGNPFIEDNNIVAPNGYAVKFLSHSLSPDLKADNNYWGTTDQAVIDELICDWMENTQVGLVSRDHFRSAPVEEAYPETDAANLKTGVTASPVPPGTLRGMLESDTFLGRDDAKRYAVTGNLLIREGALLDIAPGCELTLAGDVTIRVRGQLTAAGEAKRPIKFTGDRNQPWGHILFENRSLDADDQSAAAQITNIMQHCLIENGQGVLMDGYGADLTGCTVRNHRGTGIRIKEVPAAIKDCLIQDNTSDSDGGGIYVYGSKRVLLHNNRITGNTAADGGGIFAYGYRSNVGVDIRDNQITGNISRGDGGGIWTSRTAMVNNTITGNRTEAKGGGVYASFALVEGNRISRNTAEEGGGVYAEANSSLTGNTITDNNARGKLGGGVYLNFWGLSPHNKLFTVNTVEKNTAQGANGTGGVVMSGESAFGGNIIAGNSGFQLNNRNPAEGKSIIVKDCYWGTTETRQIEDLIYDGLDDPSLSVSGYTPFARTKAEALSKIVVPEE, from the coding sequence ATGAAACATGACAATCCTTTCAATTATCCTCTGATTCGAACGATTATCCTGATGCTGATGGTTCTCTGTCTTTCGTCCTGCGCCCTTAAAAAAGCTTACCGGTTAAGCAACTATGAAGATTTTGCGGATATTTCCAACACCATATGGTCAAACCTGTACTTTAAAATCAACAAAATCGAAATCCCTCATTATAAGCAGGTGCTTTACAAGGACACCCGCTGGCGTAAAAAGCACAGCCCCATCATACTCGACGGCAGCGTCTATGTACTACCCGGGGTATCCCTGACCATTGATCCGGGTGTCACGATCAAAATGGCAAAAGACGTGGGGATCAGCTGCAACGGCCTCATCATCGCCAGGGGCACGGCAGCCGAGCCGATCATCTTTACCCGGCTGAATGACGGGGAGTACTGGAACGCCATTGAATGCAACAACGCCTTGAAAAAAACCGGCAGTGAACCCGCCCGGGTCATGTTTGAAAACTGCGTATTCGAGTACGGACACGGCGTGGACATCAACTCCAGCGACACCATCGTGTCGTCCTGCGTGTTCCGGTACCACCGCACCACCGCCCTGCGGTTTGTATACGCCTCGGGCCTGATTTCCGGGAACCGGGTATATGGCAACTCCACGGAAACCCAGACGGAAATCGGCAACGGCTGCGGCATCAACATTTACACCAACAAGACCGTCCGGGTGGAGAACAATGAAATTTATGAAAACGCCTCCCTCGGCGGTCGGGACGGCGGCGGCGGCATTTACGCCTTTGCCTATGACGAGGGCCAGGTCACGGTAACCGGCAACACGGTCAGAAACAATACCAGTGACTACAAGGCCGGCGGCATCTTCGCCTATGCCGCCAAAGTCACCGGCAACACGGTCATAGACAACCGCTCGGATAAATCCGGCGGCGGCATTCACGCCATTGAATCGGTGGTCAGCGACAATGTGGTGTCCGGAAACCGGTCCAACGAAGGCGGCGGCGTTTATTCGGAACACTGCGAATTGTCGCACAATCTGATCAAGGGCAATACCGCCTTCGACGGTAGCGGTTTCTTCCATATCGGCGGCGGCGTCATTCAGTATAATACGGTGACGGCCAATCAAGGCACCCGGCCGGAGCGGAGCGCGGCGGTCGCCCTGTCCGGCAATCCCTTCATCGAGGACAACAACATCGTCGCGCCGAACGGATACGCTGTCAAGTTCCTGTCCCACTCGCTGTCACCGGATTTGAAGGCGGATAACAACTACTGGGGGACCACCGACCAAGCCGTCATTGACGAACTGATCTGCGACTGGATGGAAAATACCCAGGTGGGACTGGTGAGTCGGGATCATTTCCGATCCGCGCCGGTGGAGGAGGCCTACCCGGAGACCGACGCAGCCAACCTGAAAACAGGCGTAACCGCCAGCCCGGTGCCGCCGGGCACCCTTCGGGGTATGCTCGAATCCGACACTTTCCTGGGCAGAGATGACGCCAAGCGCTATGCCGTCACCGGCAACCTGCTGATCCGGGAAGGCGCCCTCCTGGATATCGCCCCGGGCTGCGAATTGACCCTTGCCGGGGATGTCACTATCCGGGTTCGCGGTCAACTGACAGCCGCCGGAGAGGCGAAGCGACCGATCAAATTTACCGGCGACCGTAATCAGCCGTGGGGTCATATCCTGTTTGAAAACCGGAGTCTGGACGCTGACGACCAGTCGGCTGCGGCGCAGATTACCAACATCATGCAGCACTGCCTGATCGAAAACGGACAGGGCGTGCTCATGGACGGATACGGCGCCGACTTGACCGGCTGCACGGTCAGAAATCACCGGGGCACCGGTATTCGCATCAAGGAAGTACCCGCCGCCATCAAAGATTGCCTGATTCAGGACAATACCAGTGATTCGGACGGCGGCGGTATTTATGTCTACGGCAGCAAACGAGTCCTGCTCCACAACAACCGGATTACCGGTAACACGGCCGCCGACGGCGGCGGTATTTTCGCCTACGGCTACCGTTCCAACGTCGGGGTGGATATCCGCGATAATCAGATTACCGGCAACATCAGCCGGGGAGACGGGGGCGGCATCTGGACCTCCCGGACAGCGATGGTCAACAATACCATCACCGGCAACCGGACCGAAGCCAAGGGCGGCGGCGTTTATGCCAGTTTCGCGCTGGTCGAAGGCAACCGCATCAGCAGGAACACCGCCGAAGAAGGCGGCGGCGTTTATGCCGAAGCCAACAGTTCCCTTACCGGCAACACGATTACCGACAATAACGCCCGGGGGAAACTGGGCGGCGGCGTTTATCTGAATTTCTGGGGATTGAGCCCGCACAATAAACTGTTTACGGTCAACACCGTGGAAAAAAACACGGCCCAGGGGGCAAACGGCACCGGCGGCGTGGTCATGAGCGGTGAGTCGGCCTTCGGCGGCAATATCATCGCCGGGAATTCGGGCTTTCAGTTGAACAACCGGAATCCGGCCGAAGGTAAAAGCATCATCGTCAAGGATTGCTACTGGGGAACGACCGAAACCCGGCAGATTGAAGACCTGATTTACGACGGCCTGGATGATCCCTCCCTGTCCGTTTCCGGTTATACCCCCTTTGCCCGGACAAAGGCCGAGGCGCTTTCCAAAATCGTCGTGCCTGAAGAATAG
- a CDS encoding molecular chaperone TorD family protein: MNQAAESISTDQATGEGAGGVFQTGELKTEQEIQNAARSNMYALMADVFRYPDQAFRNFVRNGELVDGLNDIVPNLPFEFAVSDQEKSVLRFSDKFSDDDVESEFIRLFDAGPGDPPCPLVEGKQVKGSNRRTIFESLIRFYNNFGLSYQEGSMEDRPDHVSYELEFMHYLAFLTIKALQDKKETHGYLLAQRDFLERHLNRWASLLAERMKSILAEIASPDEAVLFYTCLLQVLARFVTADFTYLKKLLAD, encoded by the coding sequence ATGAACCAAGCGGCGGAAAGCATCAGTACGGACCAGGCAACAGGCGAAGGCGCTGGCGGTGTGTTTCAAACCGGTGAGCTGAAAACGGAACAGGAGATCCAGAACGCGGCCAGGAGCAACATGTACGCCCTGATGGCGGATGTCTTCCGCTATCCCGACCAGGCCTTCCGGAATTTTGTCAGAAACGGTGAGTTGGTCGACGGGTTGAACGATATCGTGCCGAACCTGCCGTTTGAATTTGCCGTCAGCGACCAGGAAAAAAGCGTGCTGCGTTTTTCGGACAAGTTCAGCGATGACGACGTGGAATCGGAATTTATCCGGTTGTTCGATGCCGGCCCGGGAGATCCTCCCTGTCCGCTGGTCGAAGGCAAGCAAGTCAAGGGTTCCAACCGCCGGACCATCTTCGAATCCCTGATCCGTTTTTACAACAACTTCGGGCTCAGCTATCAGGAAGGGTCCATGGAAGACCGGCCGGACCATGTTTCCTACGAACTGGAATTCATGCACTACCTGGCCTTTCTGACCATCAAGGCCCTCCAGGACAAAAAGGAAACCCACGGCTACCTGCTGGCCCAGAGGGACTTTCTGGAGCGTCATCTGAACCGGTGGGCATCCCTGCTCGCGGAGAGGATGAAAAGCATTCTTGCCGAAATCGCCAGCCCGGATGAAGCGGTGTTGTTTTATACCTGCCTGCTTCAGGTTCTGGCCCGGTTCGTTACCGCCGATTTTACCTATTTGAAAAAATTACTGGCCGACTAA
- a CDS encoding cytochrome b N-terminal domain-containing protein, producing the protein MKLKKITESAAWRSVFRHKLTDTPRNRSLAVTSNVFLHLHPVQMKASALKFRFTFCLGGLTLLMFIIETVTGVLLMFYYRPVPEYAYLDMKLIEHTVLFGMFLRNMHRWAAHAMVILVMLHMLRVFLTGSYKPPREFNWVIGVLLLVVTLLLSFTGYLLPWDQIAFWAITVGTKMAAATPFLGNEGPFHQLLNINQYNDMQFLLLGDNQVGGNALLRFYVLHCVLLPLVCVILMAVHFWRIRKDGGISRPL; encoded by the coding sequence ATGAAGCTGAAAAAAATTACGGAAAGCGCTGCCTGGCGCTCGGTGTTCAGGCACAAACTCACGGATACGCCCCGGAACAGGTCACTGGCGGTTACCTCCAACGTCTTCCTTCATCTTCACCCGGTGCAGATGAAGGCTTCGGCACTGAAGTTCCGCTTTACCTTCTGCCTCGGGGGGCTGACCCTGCTGATGTTCATCATCGAAACCGTCACCGGCGTGCTGCTGATGTTCTACTACCGGCCGGTTCCCGAATACGCCTACCTGGACATGAAGCTCATCGAGCACACGGTGCTGTTCGGCATGTTTCTGCGGAACATGCACCGCTGGGCCGCCCATGCCATGGTCATTCTGGTGATGCTGCACATGCTCCGCGTCTTTCTCACCGGCTCCTACAAGCCGCCCCGGGAGTTCAACTGGGTGATCGGCGTGCTGCTGCTGGTGGTGACCCTGCTGCTGAGCTTCACCGGATACCTCCTGCCCTGGGACCAGATCGCCTTCTGGGCCATCACGGTCGGCACCAAGATGGCCGCGGCCACGCCGTTTCTGGGTAACGAAGGCCCTTTTCATCAGTTGCTGAACATCAACCAGTACAACGACATGCAGTTCCTTCTGCTGGGAGACAACCAGGTGGGAGGGAACGCGCTGTTACGGTTCTATGTACTTCACTGCGTGCTGCTGCCGCTGGTCTGCGTCATCCTGATGGCGGTTCACTTCTGGCGGATCAGAAAAGACGGCGGCATCTCAAGACCTTTATAA
- a CDS encoding 4Fe-4S dicluster domain-containing protein, which translates to MAVEEKVLTDREKELAKTFEATKDMLRKSDHQVGMVMDLNKCIGCQLCSMACKTLWTSFEGREYMWWNKVNTMPGKGSPKDWEKMGGGYKVLFEGKVMEPVQGKHPTRKEFGDLWKFNWNEVVNSKAGDVHLQAKNQEDDSVPDWSMNWDEDQGAGTYPNSFYFYLPRICNHCSYPACVDACPRNAIYKRETDGAVVIDQDRCKGYRFCLEACPYKVIYFNFVTDKSMKCIFCYPRLEQNVANACARQCTARVRWVGFVDKPESIIYKLVKVWKVALPLHSEFGTNPNVFYIPPLAPSRLDDSGKIDPTKPRIPRDYLRYLFGPEVDKSLEVMQTELDKVRKGGKSELMDILIAREWKKMFDIFDKDPAIMERKPAKAGIYTRPGIKE; encoded by the coding sequence ATGGCTGTTGAAGAAAAAGTACTTACAGACAGGGAAAAGGAACTGGCCAAGACTTTTGAAGCCACCAAGGATATGCTTCGAAAGTCCGATCACCAGGTCGGCATGGTCATGGACCTGAATAAATGTATCGGTTGTCAATTATGCTCCATGGCCTGCAAAACGCTGTGGACCAGTTTTGAAGGCCGGGAATACATGTGGTGGAACAAGGTCAACACCATGCCCGGCAAGGGCTCTCCCAAGGACTGGGAGAAGATGGGCGGCGGTTACAAGGTGCTGTTCGAGGGCAAGGTCATGGAACCCGTCCAGGGCAAGCATCCCACCCGCAAAGAGTTCGGCGACCTGTGGAAATTCAACTGGAACGAGGTGGTCAACAGCAAGGCCGGCGACGTTCACCTGCAGGCCAAGAACCAGGAAGACGACAGCGTTCCGGACTGGTCCATGAACTGGGATGAGGATCAGGGCGCCGGGACCTACCCCAACTCCTTCTATTTCTACCTGCCCAGAATATGCAATCACTGCTCTTATCCGGCCTGCGTCGACGCCTGTCCGCGAAACGCCATCTACAAAAGAGAGACCGACGGCGCCGTGGTCATCGACCAGGATCGCTGCAAGGGCTACCGCTTCTGCCTGGAAGCCTGTCCTTACAAGGTTATCTATTTCAACTTCGTCACCGATAAGAGCATGAAGTGCATCTTCTGTTATCCCCGGCTGGAACAAAACGTAGCCAACGCCTGCGCCCGGCAGTGCACCGCCCGGGTCCGCTGGGTCGGCTTCGTGGATAAACCGGAGAGCATCATCTACAAGCTGGTCAAAGTATGGAAAGTGGCCCTGCCGCTGCATTCCGAGTTCGGGACCAATCCTAACGTCTTCTACATCCCGCCCCTGGCCCCGTCCCGGCTGGATGATAGCGGCAAGATCGACCCGACCAAACCGAGAATCCCCCGGGATTACCTGCGCTACCTGTTCGGTCCGGAAGTGGACAAATCCCTGGAAGTCATGCAGACGGAACTGGACAAGGTCAGAAAAGGCGGCAAGTCTGAACTGATGGACATTCTCATCGCCAGGGAGTGGAAAAAGATGTTTGACATCTTTGACAAAGACCCCGCGATTATGGAGAGGAAACCGGCCAAGGCCGGAATTTATACCCGTCCGGGGATCAAGGAATAA